From a single Methylosinus sp. H3A genomic region:
- a CDS encoding PP2C family serine/threonine-protein phosphatase has translation MATGLEAPLGAFRVVGAMRTDVGRVRSSNEDSVAFVAPAPDAPEAKSGYLAIVADGMGGHAAGEVASALATEVVRRVFYSLDVEPPRALKAAFDAANRAVFEQSAREPECKGMGTTCTAVVIRDGRLWLAHVGDSRAYIVRGREVSQLSDDQTLHAQLVREGVMTQEEVERSPGGNVILQAVGTRKEVAPTIWSEGLPLAIGDAIVLCSDGLSNLVSDVELAAIVPERAPQESCRLLVDAALAAGGHDNISVGVFRIVAPPGARSDQAATQKISVVADGAPPTRVVIVR, from the coding sequence ATGGCGACGGGCCTCGAGGCTCCTTTGGGCGCTTTCCGCGTCGTCGGCGCGATGCGGACGGATGTCGGCCGCGTGCGCTCCTCCAATGAGGACAGCGTGGCCTTTGTCGCGCCGGCGCCGGACGCGCCCGAAGCGAAATCCGGCTATCTCGCCATCGTCGCCGACGGAATGGGCGGCCACGCGGCCGGCGAAGTGGCGAGCGCCCTCGCTACGGAAGTGGTGCGCCGCGTGTTCTATTCGCTCGATGTCGAGCCGCCGCGCGCGCTGAAGGCCGCTTTCGATGCCGCCAATCGCGCCGTCTTCGAGCAGAGCGCGCGCGAGCCCGAATGCAAGGGAATGGGCACGACCTGCACCGCCGTCGTTATTCGCGACGGCAGGCTGTGGCTCGCCCATGTCGGCGACAGCCGCGCCTATATCGTCAGGGGCCGCGAGGTCTCGCAACTCTCCGACGATCAGACGCTGCATGCGCAATTGGTGCGCGAGGGCGTGATGACGCAAGAGGAGGTAGAGCGCAGCCCCGGCGGCAATGTCATTCTCCAGGCTGTCGGAACGCGCAAGGAAGTCGCGCCGACGATCTGGTCGGAGGGGTTGCCGCTCGCGATCGGCGATGCGATCGTGCTGTGTTCCGACGGCCTCTCCAATCTCGTCTCCGACGTGGAGCTCGCCGCGATCGTCCCCGAACGCGCGCCGCAGGAGTCCTGCCGGCTGCTGGTGGACGCCGCCCTCGCGGCGGGGGGGCACGACAATATTTCGGTTGGCGTGTTTCGGATCGTCGCGCCGCCGGGCGCGCGCTCCGATCAGGCCGCGACGCAGAAGATTTCAGTCGTCGCGGACGGCGCGCCGCCGACGCGCGTCGTCATTGTTCGATAG
- a CDS encoding trypsin-like peptidase domain-containing protein, translating to MVGVVERVVIRHLSGSKANQIEQLPIGGLEEITIGRDPTSKIAFDPTIDGVVSRQHAVIRIEGEGDNVKFKLFDLNSSNGTFLNGQRISQEAELLPEDKIELGGAKGPKFTFDLQPRPASFAARTRVIGIDDSAATRLIETAQTAASTAVAEITSSKTSATPHKAGVGQETVQRLIVEERRSVSRTWGAVAAGLLAFIALGGGAVYWKQIKDDERHQADLADVKADTKHVDQRAAALQGEVKTNLIGMTPLDIYNKYANATARIDLRWRLFDTQTGKPIFHQTFRIGKDTLPAYVRFPNGKVVRWLTLEDDQRSNQQIAGSGRGSGFVINEQGYLLTNKHVAAGWKVTYESGRFGFVFDLGGGPGAKNAKLRKYGVIDLESDDYADLNMWVPEAGGVIFPSSVAIPIGRNNIPDMTRNEQRTFEGRNEQLEVRFPGARLGVNATLVRASADSDAALIKIDSPQLLDKVELADDDQVTIGEKVIVLGYPGISVENVQRQVTVENGLTRVQNEVIPEATVTDGIVSKLSTGFKEKDGVTLTSAGERIQLSVLATGAGNSGGPVFNSNGKVIGLFTYSRSRGDARVTLAVPIKFGRDLLRAQRN from the coding sequence ATGGTTGGAGTCGTCGAGCGCGTCGTCATTCGGCATTTGTCCGGGTCGAAGGCAAATCAGATCGAGCAGCTTCCGATCGGCGGTCTCGAGGAGATAACTATCGGCCGCGATCCGACCTCGAAAATCGCCTTCGATCCCACCATCGACGGGGTCGTCAGTCGCCAGCATGCGGTGATCCGCATCGAAGGCGAAGGCGATAATGTGAAGTTCAAGCTCTTCGATCTCAACAGCAGCAATGGCACCTTCCTCAACGGCCAGCGCATCTCGCAGGAGGCCGAGCTGCTGCCCGAGGACAAGATCGAGCTCGGCGGCGCCAAAGGGCCGAAATTCACATTCGATCTGCAGCCGCGTCCAGCCAGCTTCGCGGCGCGCACGCGCGTCATCGGCATAGACGATTCCGCCGCGACGCGGCTGATCGAGACGGCGCAGACGGCGGCCTCGACCGCCGTCGCCGAGATCACCTCTTCCAAGACGTCGGCGACGCCGCACAAGGCCGGGGTCGGCCAGGAGACGGTGCAGCGGCTGATCGTCGAGGAGCGCCGCTCCGTGAGCCGCACCTGGGGCGCGGTGGCGGCGGGACTGCTGGCTTTCATCGCGCTGGGCGGCGGCGCCGTTTATTGGAAGCAGATCAAGGACGACGAGCGTCATCAGGCCGATCTCGCCGACGTGAAGGCCGACACCAAGCATGTCGATCAGCGCGCCGCGGCGCTTCAGGGCGAGGTGAAGACCAATCTCATCGGCATGACGCCGCTCGACATCTACAACAAATACGCCAATGCGACGGCGCGCATCGATCTGCGCTGGCGTCTCTTCGACACGCAGACCGGCAAGCCGATCTTCCATCAGACGTTCAGAATCGGCAAGGATACGCTGCCGGCCTATGTGCGCTTTCCCAACGGCAAGGTCGTGCGCTGGCTGACGCTCGAGGACGATCAGCGCTCCAATCAGCAGATCGCCGGCTCCGGACGCGGCTCCGGCTTCGTCATCAACGAGCAGGGCTATCTGCTCACCAACAAGCATGTCGCGGCCGGCTGGAAAGTGACTTATGAGTCGGGGCGCTTCGGCTTCGTCTTCGATCTGGGCGGTGGTCCGGGCGCGAAGAACGCCAAATTGCGCAAATATGGCGTCATCGATCTCGAATCCGATGATTACGCCGATTTGAACATGTGGGTTCCCGAGGCGGGCGGCGTCATTTTCCCGTCGAGCGTCGCCATTCCGATCGGCCGCAACAATATTCCCGACATGACTCGCAATGAGCAGCGCACATTCGAGGGCCGCAACGAGCAGCTCGAGGTGCGTTTCCCCGGCGCGCGGCTCGGCGTCAACGCCACTCTGGTGCGCGCTTCGGCAGATTCCGACGCGGCGCTCATCAAGATCGACTCGCCGCAGCTGCTGGACAAGGTCGAGCTCGCCGACGACGATCAGGTGACGATCGGCGAGAAGGTCATCGTGCTCGGCTATCCGGGCATTTCGGTCGAGAATGTCCAGCGGCAGGTCACGGTCGAGAACGGCCTGACGCGCGTCCAGAACGAGGTCATTCCCGAGGCGACGGTGACGGACGGCATCGTCTCGAAGCTGTCGACCGGCTTCAAGGAAAAAGACGGCGTTACTCTGACCAGCGCCGGCGAGCGCATTCAGCTCTCCGTGCTGGCGACGGGCGCCGGCAATAGCGGCGGCCCGGTGTTCAACTCGAATGGCAAGGTCATCGGCCTGTTCACCTACAGCCGTAGCCGCGGCGACGCGCGCGTGACGCTCGCCGTGCCGATCAAATTCGGGCGAGACCTGCTGCGCGCGCAGCGCAACTGA